A single region of the Novipirellula aureliae genome encodes:
- a CDS encoding SGNH/GDSL hydrolase family protein, producing the protein MTPIDRRDLFRSSAAAIAAFGLGSGLADRSSRTRASEETASEPYTKNGVILFQGDSITDSHRDRSQQQANQAKSLGDGYPFMIASELLRDYPEKQLTIYNRGISGHRVPNLQARWQTDCLDLKPSILSVLVGVNDIWHKLNGRYDGTVEDYRSGLTTLLQQTQEALPQVRIILCEPFVLRCGAVTDDWFPEFTERLEVARSVGEELSLTRVPFQEMFDEAVKEAPPKYWAADGVHPTLAGHSLMTKTWREVVEEVPSGV; encoded by the coding sequence ATGACACCCATTGACCGCCGCGATCTGTTTCGCTCTTCCGCTGCTGCAATCGCCGCCTTCGGGCTTGGCAGTGGTCTGGCCGACCGTTCTTCGCGTACGCGTGCCAGCGAAGAGACGGCATCCGAGCCGTACACAAAAAATGGGGTCATCCTATTCCAAGGGGACTCGATTACCGATTCCCACCGTGATCGCAGCCAACAACAAGCCAACCAAGCCAAAAGCCTGGGTGATGGCTACCCGTTTATGATCGCCAGCGAATTGTTGCGGGATTATCCTGAAAAACAGTTGACGATCTACAATCGCGGTATCAGCGGACACCGAGTTCCCAATCTGCAAGCGCGATGGCAAACCGATTGTTTGGATCTAAAGCCGAGTATTTTGAGCGTTTTGGTGGGTGTTAACGATATTTGGCATAAGCTGAACGGACGCTACGACGGCACGGTGGAAGATTATCGATCTGGATTGACCACCTTGTTGCAACAGACGCAAGAGGCGCTGCCGCAAGTACGGATCATTCTTTGCGAGCCCTTCGTTTTACGATGTGGTGCGGTAACCGATGACTGGTTCCCCGAGTTCACCGAGCGACTTGAGGTGGCTCGTAGCGTGGGCGAGGAACTCTCTCTGACGCGAGTTCCCTTCCAAGAGATGTTTGACGAAGCGGTCAAAGAAGCACCACCAAAGTACTGGGCCGCCGACGGGGTCCACCCAACATTAGCAGGTCACAGCCTAATGACCAAGACTTGGCGTGAGGTGGTTGAGGAAGTCCCATCCGGCGTCTAG
- a CDS encoding sigma-54-dependent transcriptional regulator — translation MTSAASILLVDDDYRLAESMALWLRELDHEVITAGNLDSAKTALRKHAFDLVITDLHLGDEDGFDLITYTRQKHPETSVVVVTGYATPNTAVEAVRAGAYDLLTKPLIDDELALAIDRSIQQRKIRNENDSLRKQLDRRSGMENILSHDYRMLKIFDVVDSIADARASVLITGENGTGKSMIARAIHSRSSRRGGPFIEVACGALPDTLLESELFGHVQGAFTGATNDRAGKFQLADGGTLFLDEIATATPAMQVKLLRVLQEFQFEPLGGSETASVDTRVILATNEDLARAVSSGEFRQDLYYRVNVVNIVIPPLRERVGDIPLLVDHFLREACEAADRDIEGFDREAVAALQAYGWPGNVRQLENVVERAVLLSRHSTLTIDDLPPELTGRTSDVSFASHSAAGAANAPLLTSANLSGKSLREALEAPERTIILQSLRDHHWNRAATADALDINRTTLYKKMKRLGLDDPRLQYAQ, via the coding sequence ATGACCAGTGCCGCATCGATCCTGCTTGTCGACGACGACTACCGCCTCGCGGAATCGATGGCCTTATGGCTACGAGAGCTGGACCACGAAGTCATCACCGCTGGCAATCTCGATTCGGCCAAAACGGCGTTACGAAAACACGCCTTCGACTTGGTGATCACCGATTTGCATCTCGGCGACGAAGATGGTTTTGATCTGATCACCTACACGCGGCAAAAACATCCCGAGACCTCGGTGGTCGTTGTGACTGGCTATGCCACACCGAACACGGCCGTCGAGGCGGTTCGCGCTGGCGCCTATGACCTGCTCACCAAGCCGCTTATTGATGACGAATTAGCGCTTGCGATCGACCGATCGATCCAACAACGAAAGATTCGGAACGAAAACGATTCCCTTCGCAAGCAGCTCGACCGTCGCAGCGGGATGGAGAACATTCTTAGCCACGACTATCGCATGTTGAAAATTTTTGACGTTGTCGACTCAATCGCCGATGCGCGCGCTTCGGTTTTGATCACGGGTGAAAATGGAACGGGAAAGAGTATGATCGCCCGCGCCATTCATTCCCGCAGCTCTCGCCGTGGTGGCCCGTTTATCGAAGTCGCTTGCGGAGCACTTCCCGACACCCTTTTAGAAAGCGAATTGTTCGGGCATGTCCAGGGCGCTTTTACGGGCGCGACCAATGACCGGGCGGGGAAGTTCCAGCTCGCCGACGGCGGTACGTTGTTCTTAGACGAAATCGCAACCGCGACGCCCGCGATGCAGGTAAAACTGCTTCGCGTCCTTCAAGAGTTTCAATTCGAACCACTCGGTGGGTCGGAGACCGCAAGTGTCGACACTCGAGTGATTCTGGCGACCAACGAAGATCTCGCTCGCGCGGTTTCCAGTGGGGAGTTTCGCCAAGACTTGTACTACCGTGTCAATGTTGTCAATATCGTGATTCCTCCATTGAGAGAACGGGTTGGTGACATCCCGTTACTCGTCGATCACTTTCTACGCGAAGCCTGCGAAGCAGCGGATCGGGATATTGAAGGGTTCGATCGTGAAGCGGTCGCGGCATTGCAAGCTTACGGATGGCCAGGCAACGTTCGTCAACTCGAAAATGTCGTCGAACGCGCCGTTTTACTGAGCCGCCATTCCACCTTGACGATAGACGATCTGCCACCTGAATTAACAGGCCGGACATCGGACGTTTCGTTTGCGAGTCACTCGGCGGCGGGAGCAGCCAATGCACCGTTGTTGACTTCCGCGAATCTGAGCGGCAAAAGCCTTCGCGAAGCGTTGGAGGCCCCCGAGCGGACGATCATTTTGCAATCGTTACGCGACCATCATTGGAACCGAGCTGCAACCGCCGACGCGCTCGATATCAACCGCACGACCCTCTATAAAAAGATGAAGCGTTTGGGTCTCGATGACCCCCGGCTCCAGTACGCTCAGTAA
- a CDS encoding 3-keto-disaccharide hydrolase, with protein sequence MKNRNGFGLVVSTFAWLMVAYGFTASGGEIDPQQKDWYGRYKSQENVPEPEKMLLNEDPEPDLTEGFKPLFNGHDLDGWERRGGKCHFEVNDGTIVGTAAPGADSTYLSTKRDDFRDFIFTCEIKWEVDGNSGVMFRAQTRQEGDRVIVFGPQAEMEGISGDRGWSGGIYGQSCGGYFYPLWLKDHQAVRGAIKKDDWNRITIEAKGKVIKTWVNGIPAAHWIGDGTYAEGFFGLQSHKGQKGTVLFRKIQVKEINES encoded by the coding sequence ATGAAAAACAGAAATGGGTTCGGACTCGTCGTCTCCACGTTTGCTTGGCTGATGGTTGCCTACGGGTTTACCGCTTCTGGCGGCGAAATTGATCCTCAGCAGAAAGATTGGTACGGAAGATACAAGTCACAAGAGAATGTCCCCGAACCGGAAAAAATGTTGCTCAATGAAGACCCCGAACCCGATCTGACAGAAGGCTTCAAACCGCTTTTCAATGGACACGACCTGGACGGCTGGGAGCGACGAGGAGGAAAATGTCACTTTGAGGTCAACGATGGAACGATTGTTGGTACCGCTGCACCAGGCGCGGATAGCACTTATTTGTCGACCAAGCGAGATGATTTTCGAGATTTTATTTTCACTTGCGAAATCAAATGGGAGGTCGATGGAAACTCGGGCGTCATGTTTCGTGCCCAAACCCGTCAAGAGGGCGATCGGGTCATCGTTTTCGGCCCGCAGGCGGAGATGGAAGGCATAAGCGGTGACCGAGGTTGGTCAGGCGGAATCTACGGACAAAGCTGTGGTGGCTACTTTTATCCGCTCTGGTTGAAAGATCACCAAGCGGTTCGCGGAGCCATTAAAAAAGACGATTGGAACCGCATAACGATCGAAGCAAAAGGAAAGGTTATCAAAACTTGGGTGAATGGCATTCCAGCTGCGCATTGGATTGGCGACGGAACCTACGCCGAAGGTTTCTTCGGGCTACAGTCCCACAAGGGCCAAAAGGGGACGGTTCTTTTTCGAAAGATTCAGGTCAAAGAGATCAACGAATCCTAA
- a CDS encoding GTPase yields the protein MCSSKNFNTCALLTGVGRSAVAVIGCQGPSAIETIQRCFDPASQRPFVPQVIRFGNWIGPTAEGTPADDNRPGEAVVVLLKHQSNDGSKIEIHCHGGSAAIKRILDDLCQCGVQYQSSQPTSLCAEAEIILSRCQTARTAAIALDQVRGKLSDWADGWLDRLDRLDRTSVTSPSGAPPSGDDVLQELHAATKEILSYAAVTTRLDQPFRIVLAGLPNVGKSSLINAILGYDRSITTPIAGTTRDILHADTVIDGIAVRLSDTAGIHASAEAIEREGIERARQEILKADLVLAIAAPDNPAIDFGELGVPRIDVLNKSDLVDSLPTDDTVCTTATTGQGIDELLDKIAGALGRSFPPRGAPAPINARQTACLSAISKANRTDSAIQAIKALLLSDA from the coding sequence ATGTGTTCTTCAAAAAACTTTAATACTTGTGCCCTGTTGACCGGCGTGGGACGTTCGGCGGTAGCCGTGATTGGCTGCCAAGGCCCCTCGGCGATCGAAACGATTCAGCGATGTTTCGATCCTGCTTCCCAACGCCCATTTGTGCCACAGGTAATACGCTTTGGCAATTGGATCGGACCTACTGCCGAAGGCACCCCTGCGGATGACAACCGGCCGGGTGAAGCGGTCGTCGTGTTGCTAAAACATCAATCCAATGACGGCTCCAAAATCGAGATTCATTGCCACGGTGGCAGCGCCGCGATCAAGCGAATCCTTGACGATCTTTGCCAATGCGGAGTGCAGTATCAATCGAGTCAGCCAACAAGCCTCTGCGCCGAGGCCGAAATCATCTTGTCTCGCTGCCAAACCGCACGAACGGCAGCAATCGCGCTCGATCAAGTTCGCGGCAAGTTGTCCGATTGGGCCGACGGTTGGCTCGATCGGCTCGACCGACTCGACCGGACGTCTGTTACTTCCCCGTCGGGTGCTCCCCCGTCGGGCGATGACGTTTTGCAGGAACTTCATGCTGCGACGAAAGAAATCTTGTCGTATGCAGCCGTGACAACGCGGCTTGATCAACCATTTCGAATCGTCTTGGCGGGACTTCCCAATGTCGGCAAAAGTAGTCTGATCAATGCCATTTTGGGTTACGATCGCAGCATCACAACGCCGATCGCTGGGACAACCCGCGATATTCTACATGCCGATACCGTGATCGATGGGATTGCCGTGCGGCTAAGCGATACCGCCGGGATTCATGCGTCCGCAGAAGCGATCGAACGCGAAGGAATCGAGCGAGCTAGACAAGAGATTCTAAAGGCTGACCTGGTTCTAGCGATTGCCGCACCGGACAACCCTGCAATCGACTTTGGCGAATTGGGCGTTCCTCGCATCGATGTGCTCAACAAAAGTGATTTGGTTGATTCGTTGCCAACCGATGACACGGTCTGCACGACAGCGACGACAGGCCAAGGCATCGATGAACTACTGGACAAGATTGCAGGAGCACTGGGACGCTCGTTCCCGCCACGTGGGGCTCCTGCGCCGATCAACGCCAGACAAACGGCATGTCTCTCCGCCATCTCGAAAGCCAACCGAACCGACTCTGCCATCCAAGCAATCAAGGCATTGTTGTTGTCGGATGCGTGA
- a CDS encoding putative zinc-binding metallopeptidase, with protein MAKRKSKAIARPTDISKLSDDLLLEMRMCDLDLSVHSAALEKRVEQLYEELASRGLKFRPHCWLSDDWYSPDDIPGIAIPFYLAHSRLKRLERKQLMDVEGGTREGFMKILRHEAGHAIDTAYRIRRRPDFRRLFGRPSEPYRKYYQPIPSSRDYVLHLDMWYAQAHPLEDFAETFAVWLRPGSRWRVRYKAWPAIEKLEYVDELMTSLEGKRPLVSSRRTIDPIHRIRKTLRTHYEQKREHYGVEYPSIYDSDLRKLFSLEPEHRRNPTAAAFLSRVRNELRTAVARWTGEYTYLIDQVIQEMIERCRELNLRLKSSVEETRRDAMILVAVRTTNFMQEGKHRVAI; from the coding sequence ATGGCAAAGCGAAAGTCGAAAGCAATCGCAAGGCCAACGGATATTTCCAAATTATCGGATGATCTGCTTCTCGAGATGCGGATGTGCGATCTTGATTTATCGGTCCATTCGGCAGCACTCGAAAAACGAGTGGAGCAGCTTTACGAGGAATTGGCGAGCCGAGGGCTCAAATTTCGTCCCCACTGTTGGTTGAGCGATGATTGGTATTCGCCTGACGATATACCGGGCATCGCGATCCCATTCTACTTGGCTCACTCACGTTTGAAGAGGCTTGAACGCAAACAGTTGATGGACGTCGAGGGGGGAACTCGTGAAGGGTTCATGAAAATTCTCCGCCACGAAGCCGGGCATGCGATTGACACCGCTTATCGAATCCGCCGCCGGCCTGACTTTCGCCGGCTGTTTGGTCGTCCCTCCGAGCCTTATCGCAAGTACTATCAACCGATTCCGTCGAGCCGCGACTATGTCCTGCACCTCGATATGTGGTACGCTCAGGCGCATCCGTTGGAGGATTTTGCCGAAACCTTTGCTGTTTGGCTTCGCCCTGGATCGCGATGGCGGGTTCGGTACAAGGCATGGCCAGCAATTGAAAAACTTGAGTATGTGGATGAATTGATGACGTCTCTTGAAGGCAAACGTCCGCTGGTATCAAGTCGGCGAACGATCGACCCGATACACCGAATCCGCAAAACGCTGCGCACCCATTACGAACAAAAACGCGAACATTACGGCGTGGAGTATCCCAGTATTTACGACTCGGATTTACGAAAATTGTTTTCCCTCGAACCCGAGCATCGCCGCAACCCGACCGCCGCCGCATTTTTGAGTCGAGTTCGTAATGAACTTCGGACGGCTGTCGCCCGTTGGACGGGCGAGTACACCTATTTGATCGACCAAGTGATCCAAGAGATGATCGAACGTTGTCGTGAATTGAACTTGCGTTTGAAATCATCGGTAGAAGAAACGCGGCGTGATGCGATGATTTTGGTTGCCGTTCGGACCACGAACTTTATGCAGGAGGGAAAGCATCGTGTCGCGATCTAA
- a CDS encoding D-alanine--D-alanine ligase family protein produces MSRSKLRVLVLVREGHVPPLTLENVDEKALDNWKAEFDVCDTLRHLGHEVLPLGVYDDLAPIRAALHEFEPDITFMMLEEFHGVVTYDFAVISYLELMQQPYTGCNPRGLLLSKDKALSKKVLTYHRIPTPRFAVFPSNKTTHRPKKLSFPLFVKSVVEDASFGIAQASIVHDDEALAERVHYLHELTGDDVIAEQYIEGRELYVGVIGNKRLQTFPAWEMDFGSLPDDIARIATRQVKWNHKYQDKYGITTRLATDLGEGAEQQISKLCKRVYRSLNMSGYARMDLRMTEAGEIFVIEANANPNIEYGEDFAESAETIGISYETLLQRILNHGLKYKAAWMRHL; encoded by the coding sequence GTGTCGCGATCTAAGCTTCGCGTCCTCGTCCTCGTTCGCGAAGGCCACGTCCCTCCATTAACGCTTGAGAATGTTGACGAGAAGGCTCTCGACAACTGGAAAGCGGAATTTGATGTCTGCGACACCCTTCGGCATCTCGGACACGAAGTTTTACCGCTTGGTGTCTATGATGACCTGGCCCCGATCCGAGCGGCACTTCATGAATTCGAGCCAGATATCACCTTTATGATGCTCGAAGAATTTCATGGTGTCGTGACATACGACTTTGCGGTCATCAGCTATTTGGAACTGATGCAGCAACCGTATACCGGTTGCAATCCACGCGGTTTACTGCTCAGTAAAGACAAAGCACTCTCAAAGAAAGTACTCACCTATCATCGCATTCCCACCCCCCGTTTCGCCGTTTTCCCGAGCAACAAAACAACGCATCGGCCAAAGAAACTTTCATTTCCGCTGTTCGTCAAATCGGTGGTCGAAGATGCCTCGTTCGGTATCGCCCAAGCATCGATTGTGCATGACGACGAAGCCTTAGCCGAGCGTGTCCACTACCTGCACGAATTGACGGGCGACGACGTGATTGCGGAACAGTACATCGAGGGGCGAGAACTGTACGTGGGCGTGATCGGAAACAAACGGCTGCAAACCTTCCCCGCTTGGGAGATGGACTTTGGAAGTTTGCCTGATGACATCGCCCGCATTGCCACTCGCCAAGTCAAATGGAACCACAAGTATCAAGACAAGTATGGCATCACGACTCGGTTGGCGACCGATCTAGGAGAAGGTGCCGAACAACAGATCTCGAAGTTATGCAAACGAGTCTATCGGTCGCTCAACATGAGCGGATACGCTCGAATGGATTTACGGATGACCGAGGCAGGCGAGATTTTCGTGATTGAAGCCAATGCGAATCCAAACATCGAGTATGGCGAAGACTTTGCAGAATCAGCCGAAACGATTGGAATTTCTTACGAGACACTACTACAACGAATCTTGAATCATGGTCTAAAATACAAAGCCGCCTGGATGCGACATCTTTAA